In one window of Meiothermus sp. DNA:
- a CDS encoding translocation/assembly module TamB domain-containing protein produces the protein MRFGRWLPVILLLLLVGLPAFPPLISYVLQEGLKAANFTGQWQAVGGYLLGGIELRGVKLEGHGLQLEAQRLRIGYNLLSLQRRELPLRIFAEEGDVFLRWDAIIPEQRQPGAPAPIRLRVDELVLNRVSVQIEQSQKFFLPTLRATVRGSGPYQVSVALPDGKLMGTVQRTGREFEAWQIEARGDLRAARYWFDGFEAGELWGTWTISPKVKNGILGKNQIKNARVKIVGFSLSDIFGSVDFDGQRVTANLVGRGLEGPLKGSATVDLPNQEYRFRVEGNPTLPALAQNFGLRLPISGGGPLVLEGRGWQNLVLSGRYRGEGRLLNEPLTYEGTLAFDKKFRLDTVVDGAFFDRTFQATVALRNTDEYTVALRDSFRSNLRLRGKGSITQAEGTLVWPKPLLGEAALRFASSGPRWSLVVQSENVGLPTAKPFSLSGSLQGQGPGVQGRLGAVSLSGTWDNLQMQLSGLELLVGQLTGQASLKAGRFSGDLNYDSPYTRFPLAVRQEGNAWRLSNRYAEGLYRNGVFTLGVRDLPLQILEAFKLSGDLRYAEGRLSGGWNLQSERVALDGELYDLATRYRGEVRTPLRVLPLSGTADSAGLKARLETLDITANGTDGLRLRGPLVLGPQIRLEANLGLQGSLYKGQVDFDSPWLRGTVEGRGATLWADTEGYAELSGPVWPTTALEGRLTLPLTGAIEVPPVPLQGNRTEVRWPGGRVELKAGLPFEGILPLLVNREPGSLQARGNLERGSLELRTPYGVVNGQGAWRNLAVRGRLNYAGYAGELQGQADLFGLAYQGRLRLPQLEGALQFRGRSTNLSYSGLFQNGRLTLAGDYRLVAGNPLEGLRLRAIATGYDLRRWGLPGTLTGNWSERGGRLSLETSYGQAQMTGRALLGPASLEAQSPYGTVRGVVSPQSVALRGSLRLPYLSGTVEVAGPWNNLEARGQGRYNLPYLEPQPWRLSADVLEQTWKLEGPLELEGKGLSYAGRVNWPYRVLERSGVLQGSVEGQSLAIEGSLRTIYAGLPLSATVQAEGADLARLQASLNLPEGRMQLVRGQVGFDLETAHLAQIFNADVQGRLSGSLDLAGLLSSSGLASAVPEGEMAGQLQVYGQRVVVDYKDRSLSAFLPQYRAGVVVELEPGNDPRIIGVGDLEGLLRVGEQLQGRLSYRVQDVNVEAQIGGPRLRPEFALVTDTPLAKITVQGSYALQQSRGQAQVWLESPYAQASLELSSTGSKYQASGRLTSLQYLRQNGPLRLSGEGARWALVWAAPMRVEAQAQAANLEEVRLSGQGSLEVGERLFALSGNLALRGETFTGLMRAQGEQIALELRGEGNSLAARGTAYDAYVEARINRQGDLSGQVGYTRTLAANTLKARGTLGGTLFKPELLGEGTLAGRGAEVALRFGYQAVPPRDGQEPVRPEEQLWAEARGAGLSASLARGRLKLSMDSDLEPFTGLPIRLQTQGEGPWESLSLPLTLRGPNLEASGTALPAKLQAQIGGRYAQQRFDLSYDGELQLQLDGPYASGTARWRGNAPSGLLQLDVPLPGGRLVGRASLGEGRVELEGREGWQGSLRGQLREGWAQPARWQLEASLQGPLPVQGASEATRLLLQGRLDLDAAPLSLRGSAEVRVPEWGAVQLSAQGSEIDLRGLAELAPLSGRLRLNPLQLNWSYVGALPRGLGNLEARGIYPGQWIAGQYQIAGQRANLEGQDTRLRLRAVGLEATLTPEGLEARLQNYNLSGLQLSGRVGGHWNSLEGSLDWDALGRRGAIQAAWRQNQLRASLSGDLAGSVVYAQTWSGGVRFREGSLELSGAGIPVVDGEVLGLALRLRYPLLQVAPNRESLDSPTPASTRRASSLTINLSDRSASGGLEVRNVEVRGRGPELEAVYPLAGGRLVADLDLQTLAVRLAAPELGSGELQFKQGQLGGGLNLTAYGLGLALEGAGSKADVRVTHPETSWLPWKTGTLRGQISLDGRWQLSYLDAEEKQRIEAEGRLLEAVLSARGPWLQGQMKYTGQGDWLGNLNIDLPLELLASRLQLKIEGKETLSAKGSLVGDLGRLEVEASLARDGLRARAGFSDLALEEVPQVSSRLPFITGRASGSLEYSQGVLLFNLRSPGLRVRGDDLALATRAQGSFSNGLLQADLSFERTGNQGTLGENGVLGFNRTTARVKLENGILSGEATAASFPLHWLFSTWAGDLAGQAYWTGRTAFSFNTRNPWASKGIWVGEYLRFQGGGDTLVGTAALRFEQERLYIDQLALSGKGTWSGSGFYGRQGSNLRLNLENTSFTPVLQVIPNLKPLAPEGSGTLRLASSGQVFDLTLENFNFKLGPVRAETPRAVLKVGDTASAEGRIKLTAPYPAEAQLSGEGDLRNFTVRAKGTTNLPLLSPDEPFALSFSYPAYTLDATLEKQDARLYGTLFPQLILTLQGQVPVRYPQYFLLDGLLETNLILRYVRGTYLVQGSADVVRARLGFPEGQREVTIAAPPEPGATRAASVVPVEFNNVRLRAERGILIQETLAQGELAGELFLNGDFTNPFLSGEVVALRGNFKLWDRDFTIRDRLPDERSYARFSPAAGILPDLQIVADTQVQDRGQDNRRIQINLTLKGEFVRQNGRIKVNLTPTFVARFNNDIARKNDGQPYTDAEIYALLLLGRSDLSALPADIAQTGLQAAVQNFIVGQLERELAKALGLDQVRVEIPALNGGTLEETRFTIGRYLLPELFFAYTVDLRGYQTIFAEYQQGDYRFRFSSEIFPQPRPEFSFGYTIRPIGADLTLDIATGIGDGTRNDGVKFGLGFTFRF, from the coding sequence GTGCGGTTTGGGCGCTGGCTTCCGGTAATTTTGCTCCTCCTGCTGGTGGGGCTGCCAGCTTTTCCACCGCTCATCAGCTATGTTTTGCAAGAGGGCCTCAAAGCGGCCAATTTTACTGGACAATGGCAGGCGGTCGGCGGGTATTTACTCGGCGGAATCGAGCTGCGGGGGGTGAAGCTCGAGGGACACGGGCTACAGCTCGAGGCCCAGCGCCTGCGGATTGGCTACAACCTGCTCAGTCTGCAACGACGGGAACTGCCCTTGCGGATTTTCGCCGAAGAAGGCGATGTTTTTTTACGCTGGGATGCAATTATTCCCGAACAGCGCCAGCCGGGAGCCCCTGCGCCCATCCGCCTGCGGGTGGATGAGCTGGTGCTGAACCGCGTCAGCGTGCAGATCGAGCAGAGCCAGAAGTTTTTTTTGCCCACCCTGCGGGCTACCGTGCGGGGCAGCGGCCCCTATCAGGTCTCGGTGGCGCTCCCGGATGGAAAACTCATGGGAACAGTTCAGCGTACCGGGCGTGAGTTCGAGGCCTGGCAGATCGAGGCCAGGGGCGACTTGAGGGCGGCCCGTTACTGGTTCGATGGCTTTGAGGCGGGGGAGCTCTGGGGCACCTGGACGATTAGCCCTAAGGTCAAAAACGGCATTCTGGGCAAGAACCAGATCAAGAACGCGCGGGTGAAGATTGTGGGCTTCAGCCTTAGCGATATTTTCGGCAGCGTGGATTTTGATGGGCAGAGGGTCACGGCCAACCTGGTTGGGCGGGGTCTGGAGGGCCCCCTCAAAGGCTCGGCCACCGTGGACCTGCCCAACCAGGAGTACCGCTTTCGGGTGGAGGGCAACCCTACCCTGCCGGCCCTGGCGCAAAACTTTGGCCTGCGGCTGCCCATTAGCGGGGGTGGGCCGCTGGTGCTCGAGGGCCGTGGCTGGCAGAACCTGGTGTTGAGCGGGCGCTACCGCGGCGAGGGCCGCCTCCTGAACGAGCCCCTAACCTATGAAGGAACCCTGGCCTTCGATAAAAAGTTCCGCCTCGATACCGTGGTGGATGGTGCTTTTTTCGACCGAACCTTTCAGGCCACGGTGGCTTTGCGCAACACCGACGAGTACACCGTGGCCTTGCGCGACTCCTTTCGCAGCAACCTGCGCCTGAGGGGCAAGGGTTCCATCACCCAGGCCGAGGGCACCCTGGTCTGGCCCAAACCTCTACTCGGAGAAGCAGCACTGCGCTTTGCCAGCAGCGGGCCGCGCTGGAGCCTGGTGGTGCAGTCGGAAAACGTGGGCCTGCCCACCGCCAAGCCCTTTAGCCTGTCGGGCAGCTTACAGGGGCAGGGCCCGGGGGTGCAGGGCCGGCTGGGGGCGGTGAGCCTGAGCGGCACCTGGGATAACCTGCAGATGCAGCTTTCGGGCTTGGAGCTGCTGGTCGGCCAGCTTACCGGGCAGGCCAGCCTGAAAGCCGGACGCTTTAGCGGCGACCTCAACTACGACTCGCCCTATACCCGCTTCCCCCTTGCGGTACGGCAGGAGGGCAACGCCTGGCGGCTTTCCAACCGCTATGCCGAGGGGCTTTACCGCAACGGGGTGTTTACCCTGGGGGTGCGCGACCTGCCGCTGCAAATCCTGGAAGCGTTCAAGCTCTCGGGCGATTTGCGCTACGCTGAAGGCAGGCTCTCGGGCGGCTGGAACCTGCAAAGCGAGCGGGTAGCGCTGGACGGGGAGCTCTACGACCTGGCCACCCGCTACCGGGGCGAGGTACGCACCCCCCTGCGGGTGCTGCCCCTGAGCGGCACCGCCGATAGCGCCGGCCTCAAGGCCCGGCTCGAGACCCTCGATATCACCGCCAACGGAACCGATGGACTGCGGCTGCGGGGGCCTCTGGTGCTGGGGCCACAGATTCGCCTGGAAGCCAACCTGGGCTTGCAGGGCTCGCTTTACAAGGGCCAGGTGGATTTCGATTCGCCCTGGCTACGCGGCACCGTGGAGGGGCGCGGGGCCACGCTGTGGGCCGACACCGAGGGCTACGCCGAGCTTAGCGGCCCGGTCTGGCCCACCACGGCACTCGAGGGTCGCCTGACCCTACCGCTCACGGGCGCGATTGAAGTTCCCCCGGTGCCCCTGCAAGGAAACCGTACCGAGGTGCGCTGGCCGGGGGGGCGGGTCGAGCTGAAGGCCGGGCTCCCCTTTGAAGGCATCCTGCCGCTATTGGTAAACCGCGAGCCCGGCAGCCTGCAGGCCCGAGGGAACCTTGAGCGGGGCAGCCTGGAACTGCGCACCCCCTATGGCGTGGTGAATGGGCAGGGTGCCTGGCGCAACCTGGCGGTGCGGGGGCGTCTGAATTACGCCGGATACGCGGGCGAGCTGCAGGGGCAGGCCGATTTGTTTGGCCTGGCCTACCAGGGGCGCTTGCGCCTGCCGCAGCTGGAGGGGGCGCTTCAGTTCCGGGGCCGCAGCACCAACCTGAGCTACTCCGGGCTCTTTCAGAATGGCCGCCTGACCCTGGCCGGGGATTATCGCCTGGTAGCGGGGAACCCCCTGGAAGGGCTGCGCCTGCGGGCGATTGCTACCGGCTACGACCTGCGCCGCTGGGGGCTGCCGGGAACCCTGACGGGTAACTGGTCGGAGCGGGGCGGGCGCCTGAGTCTGGAAACCTCCTATGGGCAGGCCCAGATGACGGGTCGGGCCTTGCTGGGGCCGGCGAGCCTGGAAGCCCAGAGCCCCTACGGCACGGTGCGCGGCGTGGTCAGCCCCCAGTCGGTGGCGCTCAGGGGCAGTTTGCGGCTACCTTATCTGAGCGGCACGGTCGAGGTGGCGGGGCCATGGAACAACCTGGAAGCCAGGGGCCAGGGGCGCTACAACCTGCCCTATCTGGAACCCCAGCCCTGGCGGCTCAGTGCGGATGTGCTGGAGCAAACCTGGAAGCTGGAAGGGCCCTTGGAACTGGAAGGAAAGGGGCTTTCCTATGCCGGAAGGGTGAACTGGCCCTACCGAGTTCTGGAGCGTTCGGGGGTGTTGCAAGGCAGCGTGGAAGGGCAGTCGCTTGCCATTGAGGGGAGCCTTCGCACCATCTATGCGGGCCTTCCCCTCAGCGCTACCGTGCAGGCCGAAGGCGCCGATCTGGCGCGGCTGCAAGCGAGCCTCAACCTACCCGAAGGCCGGATGCAACTGGTTAGAGGGCAGGTGGGGTTCGACCTCGAGACTGCCCACCTGGCCCAAATTTTCAACGCCGATGTGCAGGGGCGCCTGAGCGGAAGCCTGGACTTGGCGGGGTTGCTTTCATCAAGTGGCCTTGCTTCCGCCGTGCCGGAGGGCGAGATGGCGGGGCAGTTGCAGGTCTATGGGCAGCGGGTGGTGGTGGATTACAAAGACCGATCCCTATCGGCTTTTTTGCCACAGTACCGGGCCGGGGTGGTGGTGGAGCTCGAGCCCGGCAACGACCCCCGGATCATTGGGGTGGGCGACCTCGAGGGTCTGCTCCGCGTGGGTGAGCAGCTTCAGGGCCGGTTGTCGTACCGCGTGCAGGATGTGAACGTAGAAGCCCAGATAGGGGGCCCGCGCTTACGGCCCGAGTTTGCGCTGGTGACCGATACCCCTCTGGCCAAGATTACGGTGCAGGGGAGCTATGCCCTTCAGCAGAGCCGGGGGCAGGCCCAGGTATGGCTCGAGAGCCCCTATGCCCAGGCCAGCCTGGAACTCTCCAGCACAGGCAGCAAGTACCAGGCCAGCGGAAGGCTTACCAGCCTGCAATACCTGCGACAAAACGGGCCCCTGCGCCTGAGTGGCGAAGGCGCCCGCTGGGCGCTTGTCTGGGCTGCGCCCATGCGGGTAGAGGCCCAGGCTCAGGCGGCCAATTTGGAGGAGGTGCGGCTTTCGGGGCAGGGGAGCCTCGAGGTGGGTGAACGCCTTTTTGCTCTATCGGGCAACCTGGCCCTAAGGGGCGAAACCTTCACCGGTCTGATGCGGGCCCAGGGCGAGCAGATCGCCCTGGAGCTGCGAGGAGAAGGCAACAGCCTGGCGGCACGTGGCACCGCCTACGACGCCTACGTGGAGGCCCGAATCAACCGCCAGGGCGACCTGAGCGGCCAGGTGGGCTATACCCGCACCCTGGCCGCCAATACCCTGAAAGCGCGGGGCACCTTAGGTGGAACCCTGTTCAAGCCGGAGCTGCTGGGCGAGGGCACCCTGGCAGGGCGTGGGGCCGAAGTGGCCCTCAGGTTTGGCTACCAAGCCGTCCCCCCTCGGGACGGCCAGGAGCCCGTGCGCCCAGAGGAGCAGCTCTGGGCCGAAGCCCGGGGGGCGGGGTTGTCGGCCAGCCTGGCCCGGGGCCGGTTAAAGCTCAGTATGGACAGCGACCTCGAGCCCTTTACAGGCCTGCCCATCCGCCTTCAGACCCAGGGCGAAGGGCCCTGGGAGAGCCTGAGTCTGCCGCTTACGTTGCGTGGCCCCAACCTCGAGGCCAGCGGTACAGCCCTCCCGGCAAAGCTGCAGGCCCAGATCGGGGGTCGCTACGCGCAACAGCGCTTTGACCTGAGCTACGACGGCGAGCTGCAACTGCAGCTGGATGGCCCCTATGCCAGCGGCACAGCCCGCTGGCGGGGCAATGCGCCGAGTGGGTTGCTGCAACTCGACGTTCCGCTGCCCGGTGGGCGGCTGGTGGGGCGGGCCAGCCTGGGGGAGGGCCGGGTCGAGCTCGAGGGCCGGGAGGGCTGGCAGGGCTCTTTGCGGGGGCAGTTGCGCGAGGGCTGGGCCCAGCCGGCCCGCTGGCAGCTCGAGGCCAGCCTGCAAGGCCCCTTGCCCGTGCAGGGTGCATCCGAGGCTACCCGGCTTTTGTTGCAGGGCCGCCTCGACCTCGACGCCGCGCCGCTTTCCCTGCGGGGCAGCGCAGAGGTACGGGTGCCGGAGTGGGGCGCGGTGCAACTCAGCGCCCAGGGCAGTGAAATTGACCTGCGCGGCCTGGCCGAACTGGCCCCCCTTTCCGGACGCCTGCGCTTGAACCCCTTACAGCTCAACTGGTCGTATGTGGGCGCTTTGCCCCGGGGGCTGGGGAACCTCGAGGCCCGGGGTATCTATCCGGGCCAGTGGATTGCGGGCCAGTACCAGATTGCTGGTCAAAGGGCCAACCTCGAGGGCCAGGACACCCGCTTGCGCCTCCGCGCCGTAGGGCTGGAGGCTACCCTGACCCCTGAGGGGCTCGAGGCCCGACTGCAAAACTACAACCTGAGCGGCCTCCAGCTGAGCGGGCGTGTCGGCGGCCACTGGAATAGCCTGGAGGGAAGCCTGGATTGGGATGCGCTGGGCCGCCGGGGCGCCATCCAGGCGGCCTGGCGGCAGAATCAGTTGCGGGCCAGTCTGAGCGGAGATCTGGCGGGTTCGGTGGTCTATGCTCAGACCTGGTCGGGGGGGGTGCGCTTCCGCGAGGGCAGCCTCGAGCTTTCCGGGGCGGGGATTCCGGTGGTGGATGGCGAGGTGCTGGGCCTGGCGCTGCGCTTGCGCTATCCCCTGCTCCAGGTGGCCCCCAACCGCGAGAGCCTGGACAGCCCAACCCCGGCCAGCACCAGGCGGGCCAGCAGCCTGACGATCAACCTCTCGGACCGCAGCGCTTCGGGCGGGCTGGAGGTGCGAAATGTGGAGGTGCGGGGCCGGGGGCCCGAACTCGAGGCGGTCTATCCATTAGCGGGCGGGCGGCTGGTAGCAGACCTGGATTTACAGACCTTGGCGGTGCGCCTTGCAGCCCCCGAGCTGGGGTCTGGGGAACTCCAGTTCAAGCAGGGTCAGCTTGGCGGGGGGCTCAATCTCACGGCCTATGGACTGGGGTTGGCCCTGGAAGGCGCGGGCTCCAAAGCCGATGTACGCGTCACCCATCCCGAGACCTCCTGGCTTCCCTGGAAAACCGGCACGCTGCGTGGACAAATTAGCCTGGATGGGCGCTGGCAACTGAGCTACCTCGATGCCGAAGAGAAACAGCGAATAGAAGCCGAAGGTCGCCTGCTCGAGGCCGTACTTAGCGCCCGGGGGCCCTGGCTTCAGGGGCAGATGAAGTACACCGGCCAGGGGGATTGGCTGGGCAACCTGAACATCGATTTGCCCCTGGAACTGCTGGCCAGCCGACTACAGCTCAAAATCGAGGGGAAGGAAACCCTCTCGGCCAAAGGCAGCCTGGTCGGCGACCTGGGGCGCCTGGAAGTGGAAGCCAGCCTGGCCCGCGACGGCCTGCGGGCCCGCGCCGGTTTCAGCGACCTGGCCCTGGAGGAAGTCCCGCAGGTCAGCAGCCGTCTGCCCTTCATTACTGGGCGCGCTTCGGGTTCGCTGGAGTACAGCCAGGGTGTGCTCCTGTTCAACCTGAGAAGCCCCGGTCTGCGGGTCCGAGGTGACGACCTGGCCCTGGCTACCCGTGCCCAGGGTTCCTTCAGCAACGGCCTGCTGCAGGCCGACCTCAGTTTCGAGCGCACCGGTAATCAAGGCACGCTGGGCGAAAACGGGGTGCTGGGCTTCAACCGCACCACCGCCAGGGTCAAGCTGGAAAATGGCATCCTGAGTGGGGAAGCTACCGCAGCCTCTTTTCCCTTGCACTGGCTGTTTTCCACCTGGGCGGGCGATTTGGCCGGGCAGGCCTACTGGACGGGTCGGACCGCCTTCAGTTTCAACACCCGCAACCCCTGGGCCTCCAAAGGCATCTGGGTGGGCGAGTACCTTCGCTTCCAGGGAGGCGGCGATACCCTGGTGGGTACTGCCGCCCTGCGCTTTGAGCAGGAGCGGCTCTACATAGACCAACTGGCCCTCTCGGGCAAGGGTACCTGGAGCGGCTCGGGTTTCTATGGCCGGCAGGGCAGCAACCTTCGCTTGAACCTGGAGAATACCTCCTTCACGCCGGTTCTGCAGGTGATACCCAACCTCAAGCCCTTGGCTCCCGAGGGCAGCGGCACCTTGCGCCTGGCCTCCAGTGGGCAGGTTTTCGACCTGACGCTGGAAAACTTCAATTTCAAACTGGGGCCGGTGCGGGCCGAGACCCCCCGCGCGGTGCTGAAGGTGGGCGATACTGCCAGCGCTGAGGGACGCATCAAACTGACCGCACCTTATCCGGCCGAGGCCCAGCTCTCCGGCGAAGGTGACCTCCGTAACTTCACCGTACGGGCCAAAGGAACCACCAATCTACCGCTACTCAGCCCAGATGAGCCGTTTGCTTTGAGCTTTAGCTATCCCGCCTATACCCTGGACGCCACACTGGAAAAGCAGGATGCTCGTCTTTATGGCACGCTTTTCCCTCAGCTGATCCTGACCTTGCAAGGGCAGGTACCGGTGCGCTATCCGCAGTACTTCTTGCTCGATGGACTACTGGAGACCAACCTGATCCTGCGCTACGTGCGCGGGACCTATCTGGTGCAGGGTTCTGCCGATGTAGTTAGGGCCCGGCTGGGCTTCCCGGAGGGGCAGCGGGAGGTCACCATCGCGGCTCCACCCGAACCAGGGGCCACCCGAGCGGCCAGTGTAGTGCCTGTGGAGTTTAATAACGTTCGTCTGCGGGCCGAGCGGGGCATTCTGATTCAAGAGACGCTGGCCCAGGGCGAGCTAGCAGGCGAACTCTTCCTCAACGGCGATTTCACCAATCCCTTCCTCTCGGGCGAAGTGGTGGCGCTCAGGGGCAATTTCAAGCTCTGGGATCGGGATTTCACCATCCGCGACCGCTTGCCCGACGAACGGAGCTATGCTCGCTTCAGCCCTGCAGCGGGCATCCTGCCCGATTTGCAGATTGTGGCCGATACCCAGGTGCAAGACCGGGGCCAGGATAACCGGCGCATTCAGATCAACCTGACCCTCAAAGGAGAGTTCGTGCGGCAGAACGGTCGCATCAAGGTCAACCTGACCCCTACCTTCGTGGCCCGCTTCAACAACGATATCGCCCGCAAAAACGACGGCCAGCCCTATACCGATGCCGAAATCTACGCCCTGTTGTTGCTGGGCCGCTCCGATCTTTCGGCGCTGCCGGCCGATATTGCCCAGACCGGCCTCCAGGCGGCAGTGCAGAACTTTATCGTGGGGCAGCTCGAGCGCGAACTGGCCAAAGCCCTGGGACTTGATCAGGTCAGGGTTGAAATTCCTGCCCTCAACGGGGGTACCCTCGAGGAAACCCGTTTTACCATCGGGCGCTACCTGTTGCCTGAGCTGTTCTTCGCTTATACGGTAGACTTGCGGGGCTACCAGACCATCTTTGCCGAATACCAGCAAGGCGACTACCGCTTTCGCTTCAGCAGTGAAATTTTCCCCCAACCACGGCCCGAGTTCTCCTTCGGCTATACCATCCGCCCCATCGGAGCCGACCTTACCCTGGACATCGCAACCGGCATTGGCGATGGCACCCGCAACGACGGGGTCAAATTCGGCCTGGGATTTACCTTCCGTTTCTAG
- a CDS encoding acylphosphatase → MLRITVLVSGQVQGVGYRYFTRKKAFELGLAGYAENLADGRVEVVAEGEKADLEHLIHHLRQGPRGARVEQLDVQWSEATGLKGFQTY, encoded by the coding sequence GTGCTTCGAATCACCGTACTGGTTAGTGGACAGGTGCAAGGGGTAGGATACCGTTATTTTACCCGCAAAAAAGCTTTTGAACTTGGCCTCGCCGGCTACGCCGAGAACCTTGCGGATGGGCGGGTAGAAGTGGTAGCCGAGGGCGAAAAAGCCGACCTCGAGCACCTGATTCACCACTTACGCCAGGGCCCCAGGGGTGCAAGAGTTGAGCAGCTAGACGTTCAGTGGAGCGAGGCCACCGGCTTGAAGGGTTTTCAAACCTATTGA
- the hflX gene encoding GTPase HflX, whose amino-acid sequence MEKIFGRTNGLKPSEKKRLANLYNRRVGASRLVSAELVRTLAALSEELEKPISLLFDRGGRVIRVAVGDAKELPVPESALVETRLSGYRVLHTHLGSGGLSRPDLSMLFLHRLDAMAALEVEQGHPGKLHLAQLSPPRADEEDWQILPSRPYHEYLEWDVSAAVGALEEELSRQARGLDLRDGSGERALLVGLDQGEGVQAEVDLSELAELARTAGAIVAHKELVFRPSLDPRYAVGRGKVEELVSQAYHQNAGTLIFGIELSAAQARELEAITGLKVLDRTQLILDIFAQHARTPEAKVQVELAQLKYLLPRLVGKGKELSRLGGGIGTRGPGETKLEVDRRRLQDRIAELTRKLREIAGRRQETRRQREKSGLPIVGVVGYTNAGKTTLMQALAKKGEEGENKLFATLRPLTRRGFLPGIGEVLYTDTVGFIRRMPSDLLEAFRSTLEELRDADVLLHVLDASQEGALERYQVVEGLLADLGVEAKRILVLSKADQAGGFDLEFLKERLGGVSVSAVKGFGLQELKEALASALVGQGVRPAAWAYVPPEVAAAVPASTDR is encoded by the coding sequence GTGGAGAAAATCTTCGGACGCACCAACGGTCTCAAGCCTAGCGAAAAGAAGCGCCTTGCCAACCTGTACAACCGCCGAGTGGGGGCCAGCCGGCTTGTGTCGGCTGAACTGGTTCGCACATTGGCGGCTCTGTCAGAGGAGCTGGAAAAGCCTATCAGCCTGCTGTTTGACCGGGGCGGGCGGGTGATTCGGGTGGCGGTGGGGGATGCGAAGGAACTGCCCGTGCCCGAGTCGGCCCTGGTAGAAACCCGCCTTTCCGGCTATCGCGTGCTGCACACCCATCTGGGCAGCGGCGGGCTTTCACGACCCGACCTCTCGATGCTGTTTTTGCACCGACTGGATGCCATGGCGGCCCTGGAGGTAGAACAAGGCCACCCCGGCAAGCTGCACCTGGCCCAGCTTTCGCCGCCCAGGGCCGATGAGGAAGACTGGCAGATTCTGCCCTCCAGGCCCTACCACGAATACCTGGAGTGGGATGTAAGTGCGGCGGTGGGCGCACTGGAAGAGGAGCTGTCGCGCCAGGCTCGAGGGCTGGACTTACGGGACGGCTCGGGCGAACGAGCCTTGCTGGTAGGGCTCGACCAGGGCGAAGGGGTGCAGGCCGAGGTAGATCTGTCTGAACTGGCCGAGCTGGCCCGCACTGCCGGAGCCATAGTGGCCCACAAGGAGCTGGTGTTCCGCCCCAGCCTCGACCCACGCTATGCGGTGGGCCGAGGCAAGGTGGAGGAACTGGTGTCGCAGGCTTACCACCAAAACGCGGGCACCCTGATTTTTGGCATAGAACTGAGCGCGGCGCAGGCCCGGGAGCTCGAGGCCATCACCGGCCTCAAGGTGTTGGATCGCACGCAGCTCATCCTTGACATCTTTGCCCAGCACGCCCGCACCCCCGAGGCCAAGGTACAGGTGGAGCTGGCCCAGCTCAAGTATCTGCTGCCCAGACTGGTGGGTAAGGGCAAAGAGCTGTCCCGCCTGGGCGGCGGTATCGGTACCCGGGGGCCGGGGGAGACCAAGCTCGAGGTGGATCGGCGCCGTTTGCAAGACCGCATCGCCGAGCTGACCCGCAAGCTGCGAGAAATAGCCGGCCGGCGCCAGGAAACCCGGCGACAGCGTGAGAAATCGGGCCTGCCCATCGTGGGGGTGGTGGGCTATACCAACGCCGGCAAAACCACCCTGATGCAAGCACTGGCCAAAAAGGGCGAAGAGGGCGAGAACAAACTGTTTGCCACCCTGCGGCCGCTGACCCGCCGGGGCTTCCTGCCCGGTATTGGAGAGGTGCTCTATACCGATACGGTAGGCTTCATTCGCCGTATGCCCAGCGACTTGCTGGAGGCTTTCCGCTCGACCTTGGAAGAGCTGCGCGACGCCGACGTACTGCTGCATGTGCTGGATGCTTCCCAGGAGGGTGCCCTGGAGCGCTATCAGGTAGTCGAAGGCTTGCTGGCCGACCTGGGTGTAGAGGCAAAGCGTATCCTGGTGCTCTCCAAAGCCGATCAGGCCGGTGGCTTCGACCTCGAGTTCCTCAAAGAGCGTTTGGGGGGGGTGTCCGTTTCAGCAGTCAAGGGTTTTGGACTTCAGGAACTCAAGGAAGCTCTGGCCAGTGCCCTTGTGGGCCAGGGGGTGCGTCCGGCGGCATGGGCGTATGTGCCCCCTGAAGTGGCGGCAGCAGTACCGGCTTCAACTGACCGATAG